The following are encoded together in the Pseudomonadota bacterium genome:
- a CDS encoding YkgJ family cysteine cluster protein yields the protein MSQTTKQNPPPIDPAIVDRLKGYQARTQEAQGRADKVAVRLAPELEALLPAQGAEETIERTKRVLDAVETVNDAATAPINGAIECRKGCGFCCHQLLLVKVGEALTMRRAMKKLRRPARREIEQQAKAQKKTLRRAGYQGSQDWKNQQKMVQLGDAARTAGLPCPFLGRASQACVIYEDRAVPCRSAFAFERNLCKQHYGFQGKPPKTQYIEFGVIHRTEKFIPGDGSLIPACEVVLDDRFDP from the coding sequence ATGTCACAAACAACCAAGCAGAATCCTCCGCCCATCGATCCGGCTATCGTCGATCGTCTCAAGGGCTACCAGGCTCGCACCCAGGAGGCACAGGGGAGGGCGGATAAGGTTGCCGTTCGCCTGGCGCCGGAGCTGGAGGCACTGCTTCCGGCACAGGGTGCCGAGGAAACCATCGAGCGAACCAAGCGTGTCTTGGACGCGGTGGAGACCGTCAACGATGCCGCAACGGCGCCGATCAACGGCGCGATTGAATGCCGAAAAGGGTGCGGCTTTTGCTGTCATCAGCTGCTTCTGGTGAAGGTAGGTGAAGCGCTGACCATGCGCCGAGCAATGAAAAAGCTCCGTCGCCCCGCACGTCGTGAGATCGAGCAGCAGGCCAAGGCGCAGAAGAAAACGCTGCGGCGGGCCGGTTATCAAGGCAGCCAGGATTGGAAGAATCAGCAGAAGATGGTGCAGCTGGGTGACGCCGCCAGAACCGCGGGCCTGCCCTGTCCGTTTCTCGGTCGTGCGTCTCAGGCCTGTGTGATCTACGAAGACCGCGCCGTGCCTTGCCGCTCTGCTTTCGCCTTCGAGCGAAATCTCTGCAAGCAGCACTATGGCTTCCAGGGCAAGCCGCCCAAGACACAGTACATTGAGTTTGGTGTCATCCACCGCACCGAAAAATTCATTCCGGGAGACGGCTCGCTGATTCCCGCCTGCGAAGTGGTGTTAGACGACCGTTTCGATCCCTGA
- a CDS encoding ATP-binding protein, with protein sequence MEQISTAASEASVSQGDTKDGAEPVKRLSSRRYSVLEAGAHFVASGLVILLFALVGANVSLWTGPAFAAVGVAYYALAYATLSHPWLRGLSNAETQVPFNIALAALVIFLQPELTFYLGMTFFFIFSFGAVVMSWRQTVLNASMAGSAFGLIVATHGLTMPPTDTPAQVTVVVIAALFILVCNARVGLHSNAIQRKLYRSRSELADAVERLSAQERVLLDHREALEREVDRRTQELKAAKETAEAANDAKSRFLANMSHEIRTPLNGVLGMSELLGQTSLAQKQKKMVATIRESGQSLLAIVNDVLDLSKVQAGQLRVESEPVDLGYLAKSTLHAFEGQAQQRNVQLRLEIAGALPPFVKIDGTRLRQILSNLISNAVKFTQNGSVTLKITPSEETDVWLIQVVDTGIGIPGEHLQTIFESFRQVEDGANRRFGGTGLGLAICREMALLLGGEITVQSDYGIGSTFCLRLRLPESSPATGLVKSADHEISVPEAVVLIIEDNPVNAVVATEMVSGFGCQAFCAESAEDGLKLLQAESIDLVLMDCQMPGMDGFEATEQVRKLGLTIPVIGLTGNAMPEDRERCLAAGMDDHQAKPYTRQQLAAVMRRHLVRESAPLVSEAL encoded by the coding sequence ATGGAGCAGATTTCGACAGCAGCGTCAGAGGCCAGCGTGTCCCAGGGGGATACCAAAGACGGGGCAGAACCCGTGAAGCGCCTGAGCAGTCGTCGCTACAGCGTACTGGAGGCCGGCGCACATTTTGTCGCTTCGGGCCTTGTGATCTTGCTGTTTGCGCTTGTCGGCGCCAACGTTTCGCTCTGGACCGGACCTGCGTTCGCGGCCGTTGGCGTTGCGTACTACGCCCTGGCGTATGCAACCTTGTCCCATCCATGGCTTAGAGGCTTGAGCAACGCCGAGACGCAGGTTCCCTTCAACATTGCGTTGGCCGCGCTGGTGATCTTCCTTCAGCCAGAGCTCACCTTCTATCTGGGCATGACCTTTTTCTTCATCTTTTCGTTTGGTGCCGTTGTGATGTCATGGCGTCAGACGGTGCTGAACGCGTCGATGGCGGGATCGGCATTTGGTCTGATCGTTGCGACTCACGGGCTAACCATGCCACCGACAGATACGCCGGCCCAGGTGACCGTCGTCGTGATTGCGGCCCTGTTTATTTTGGTCTGCAACGCGCGTGTCGGACTTCATTCCAATGCCATCCAGCGCAAGCTCTACCGATCCAGGAGCGAATTGGCAGACGCCGTGGAACGCCTTTCCGCACAGGAACGGGTGCTGCTGGACCACCGGGAGGCGCTTGAACGGGAAGTTGATCGACGAACGCAGGAGCTGAAGGCCGCGAAGGAAACCGCCGAGGCCGCCAACGACGCCAAGAGCCGCTTTCTGGCCAACATGTCCCACGAGATTCGGACACCGCTGAACGGGGTGTTAGGCATGAGTGAATTGTTAGGCCAGACGTCGCTGGCCCAGAAACAGAAAAAGATGGTGGCGACCATCCGGGAGAGCGGGCAATCGCTGCTCGCCATCGTTAACGACGTGCTCGATTTGTCCAAGGTGCAGGCCGGCCAGCTGCGGGTGGAATCAGAACCGGTGGATCTCGGCTATCTGGCCAAAAGCACGCTGCATGCTTTTGAGGGACAGGCGCAGCAACGCAACGTTCAGCTCAGGCTGGAGATCGCCGGCGCGCTGCCGCCCTTCGTCAAAATCGACGGCACAAGGCTGCGGCAAATTCTGTCGAACCTCATCAGCAACGCGGTGAAGTTCACCCAAAACGGCAGCGTGACCCTCAAGATCACGCCGTCTGAGGAGACCGACGTTTGGTTGATCCAGGTGGTCGACACGGGTATCGGAATCCCTGGGGAACATCTCCAAACAATCTTCGAGTCTTTTCGGCAGGTGGAAGATGGAGCCAATCGGCGTTTTGGTGGCACCGGACTCGGTCTGGCAATCTGCCGCGAGATGGCGCTGCTGCTCGGCGGTGAGATAACCGTCCAGAGTGACTACGGGATAGGCAGCACGTTCTGCCTGAGACTTCGGTTGCCGGAATCCTCGCCGGCAACCGGGCTAGTAAAGTCGGCTGACCACGAGATCAGCGTGCCTGAAGCGGTTGTGCTGATCATCGAGGACAACCCGGTCAACGCCGTGGTAGCCACCGAGATGGTATCGGGCTTTGGCTGCCAGGCGTTTTGCGCCGAAAGCGCTGAGGATGGCTTAAAGCTCCTCCAGGCCGAGTCGATCGATTTGGTTTTGATGGACTGTCAAATGCCGGGGATGGATGGTTTCGAGGCAACGGAGCAGGTGAGAAAGCTCGGCCTGACCATCCCAGTGATCGGGTTAACCGGTAACGCCATGCCCGAAGACCGTGAGCGGTGCCTTGCCGCCGGCATGGACGACCACCAGGCGAAGCCCTATACACGGCAGCAGCTGGCCGCGGTGATGCGCCGCCATCTGGTGAGGGAGTCCGCGCCGCTTGTCAGTGAGGCCTTGTAG
- a CDS encoding sterol desaturase family protein — MDVERILVAVFLVLVICELLWSKRLGRKVYSAGDTLANFSVAVVGALLKPLALAWTYTFLTFVEPYQLFRLEASALNIVGTFILVEFAYYWYHRMLHEVPAMWTLHHTHHSSPWFNFTTAVRLNWISKFVSPLYFMPLTLLGFSPLWIALSLGLGLLYQLFLHTESLPKLGWFEGKLLNTPSAHRVHHGSNSAYIDKNYGGALIIWDRLFGTYQPETEPVRYGVTTGFMGHNPLAIQLQPLFRLLRGELRRERQLAEQREPATVNTRDAGEPA, encoded by the coding sequence ATGGATGTTGAGAGGATTCTCGTCGCGGTCTTTCTGGTGCTGGTTATCTGCGAGCTGCTTTGGTCGAAGAGGCTTGGTCGAAAGGTCTACAGCGCTGGCGACACGCTCGCGAACTTCTCGGTGGCGGTGGTCGGGGCGTTGTTAAAGCCCCTGGCGTTGGCCTGGACCTATACATTCCTAACGTTCGTCGAGCCCTATCAGCTGTTCCGGCTGGAAGCGTCCGCCCTCAATATTGTCGGCACGTTCATCCTCGTGGAGTTTGCGTATTACTGGTATCACCGCATGCTCCACGAGGTGCCGGCGATGTGGACGTTACACCACACCCACCACTCCAGCCCCTGGTTTAACTTCACCACGGCGGTGCGTCTGAACTGGATCAGCAAGTTTGTAAGCCCCCTTTATTTTATGCCGTTGACACTGCTGGGCTTTTCCCCGTTATGGATTGCACTTTCGCTGGGCCTCGGACTGCTTTATCAGCTGTTTCTTCACACCGAGTCGTTGCCAAAACTGGGCTGGTTTGAGGGCAAGCTGCTTAACACGCCGTCAGCCCACCGCGTGCATCATGGCAGCAATTCGGCCTACATCGATAAGAATTACGGTGGCGCACTCATTATCTGGGACCGTCTCTTCGGAACCTACCAGCCTGAAACGGAGCCAGTGCGCTATGGGGTGACCACCGGATTTATGGGACACAACCCCTTGGCGATCCAGCTGCAACCGCTGTTTCGCCTGCTCCGCGGGGAGCTGCGCCGAGAGCGCCAGCTCGCTGAGCAGCGGGAGCCGGCGACGGTAAACACGCGAGATGCGGGCGAACCTGCCTGA
- a CDS encoding homocysteine S-methyltransferase family protein: protein MLSSPEITLLDGAVGTELRARGVQVRDYQSSLWSALACVEAPEAVTQLHLDYIHAGADVVTLNNYAITPVLLAREGRVDDLEPLIRATARCAAEARDRADRNVQLAGSLPPLNTSYAADLVDSFSNNLATYRRLVAILNPLVDCYLCETLSTAEEARAAATAAEESGKPFMVSWTIERTGRGLRGGDSFAAAVDALKGLTPQALLVNCSSTSAITAALPRLRQLSDLPIGGYANPIRDEPAGGEPLRVIRNPLTPDQYAHIARDWFSAGATIVGGCCDTSPAYTAALARMARDAKRRTAPK, encoded by the coding sequence ATGCTGAGCAGTCCTGAAATCACGCTGCTGGACGGCGCAGTCGGCACCGAACTGCGGGCCCGTGGCGTCCAGGTGCGCGACTATCAGTCGTCACTCTGGTCAGCGCTTGCTTGCGTCGAGGCACCGGAAGCCGTCACCCAGCTTCACCTCGACTATATCCACGCGGGCGCCGACGTGGTCACACTGAATAACTACGCGATAACGCCGGTGCTCCTCGCGCGGGAGGGCCGGGTAGACGATCTCGAGCCCTTAATCCGCGCAACCGCCCGCTGCGCCGCGGAGGCGCGCGACCGCGCTGATCGGAACGTCCAGCTCGCAGGTTCGTTACCGCCGCTGAATACGTCTTACGCGGCCGATCTGGTCGACAGCTTTTCGAACAACCTGGCAACCTATCGCCGGCTTGTGGCGATCCTCAACCCCCTGGTTGACTGCTATCTCTGTGAGACCCTATCAACCGCCGAGGAGGCCAGGGCCGCCGCGACTGCGGCGGAAGAGTCCGGAAAACCGTTTATGGTGAGCTGGACGATCGAACGAACCGGCCGAGGGCTTCGCGGCGGCGATAGCTTCGCGGCCGCAGTCGATGCGCTGAAGGGGCTGACGCCGCAGGCGCTGCTCGTGAACTGTTCGAGCACCAGCGCCATCACGGCAGCGCTCCCACGCCTCCGCCAGCTCAGTGACCTGCCGATCGGCGGCTACGCCAATCCCATTCGGGACGAGCCGGCCGGTGGCGAGCCGCTGCGGGTTATCCGAAATCCGCTCACGCCTGATCAATACGCCCATATCGCTCGGGACTGGTTCAGCGCGGGAGCCACAATCGTTGGCGGGTGCTGCGATACCAGCCCCGCCTATACCGCTGCGCTAGCGCGGATGGCGCGGGACGCCAAACGCCGGACTGCTCCGAAATGA
- a CDS encoding family 16 glycosylhydrolase gives MIRSKLATLFLLLVLPLGFASAQPAAAAWEVDFLDEFETFNHEHWQDQLLWVNDEDQCYVREGQFGTREVSNGMMILRVVDLGEPRTCFNWNKRGTQHPPSRYVAGRIASKNRVEFARGRWTARLRVKGSGQPGMFPAWWLLGALNNEPPVDEPDETVCWPVRGSGEIDIFEHHSDGGPDHYAARAIKSLGYCGGGDWQSKMLVQSADLNEFHEYSVEWLGEDLVFRLDGKEVYRLAGEAANLPEPMFAVLNFAKINISAMAVRRWEMEVDWVKHERWVGEP, from the coding sequence ATGATCCGCTCAAAGCTGGCCACACTTTTTTTGCTGCTCGTGCTCCCACTGGGTTTTGCGTCCGCGCAACCTGCCGCTGCCGCCTGGGAAGTCGATTTCTTGGATGAGTTCGAAACGTTCAATCACGAGCATTGGCAGGACCAGCTGCTGTGGGTGAATGACGAAGACCAGTGCTATGTTCGCGAAGGGCAGTTCGGCACACGCGAAGTTAGCAACGGGATGATGATTCTGCGCGTCGTGGATTTGGGAGAGCCGAGGACCTGCTTCAACTGGAACAAACGGGGTACTCAGCATCCGCCCAGCCGATACGTGGCCGGTCGAATCGCCTCAAAGAACCGAGTTGAATTTGCCCGCGGGCGTTGGACGGCCCGCCTTCGGGTCAAGGGCAGCGGCCAGCCGGGCATGTTTCCGGCGTGGTGGCTCCTCGGCGCGCTAAACAACGAGCCGCCCGTCGATGAACCCGATGAAACGGTTTGCTGGCCGGTGAGAGGCTCCGGGGAAATCGATATCTTCGAACATCATTCGGATGGCGGTCCTGACCACTACGCGGCGCGAGCGATCAAGAGCCTCGGGTATTGCGGGGGTGGAGACTGGCAGTCAAAGATGCTGGTCCAAAGCGCGGACCTGAATGAGTTCCACGAGTACTCAGTGGAATGGTTAGGCGAGGACCTGGTGTTTCGCTTGGATGGTAAAGAGGTTTACCGGCTGGCCGGCGAGGCGGCCAACCTCCCCGAACCGATGTTTGCGGTACTCAATTTTGCCAAGATCAATATCTCAGCCATGGCCGTCAGGCGATGGGAAATGGAGGTTGACTGGGTCAAACATGAACGCTGGGTCGGAGAGCCCTAG
- a CDS encoding SDR family oxidoreductase — MTSRFLRIVLLVLFVGPAFGSPTVLVTGSNRGIGLEFVRQYAEQGATVLATCRTPASAGELNDLAKAHSNIQILQLDVTSAEQMAALKQSLDGQPIDILINNAALVEFSPRQEFGQLDYEFVSAMINVNALGPLRVAEALVENVAASEQKKLINITSSAGSIGRTRPGFLGYRASKATLNSIMYNLSLQLAQRDVLVGLINPGNVDTRGILDMTPETAPPEFQMAVKMVAEGKLKPQRTPDAVKNLIGIIDGMSMQDSGRFIDYTGETLPW; from the coding sequence ATGACGAGCAGATTTTTGCGAATCGTTTTGCTGGTTCTTTTTGTGGGCCCGGCCTTCGGTTCGCCCACGGTGCTGGTAACCGGCTCCAACCGGGGTATTGGTCTGGAGTTTGTCAGGCAATACGCTGAGCAGGGGGCAACGGTGCTCGCAACCTGTCGAACGCCAGCGTCCGCCGGCGAACTCAATGACCTGGCCAAAGCGCACAGCAATATTCAAATTCTGCAGCTCGACGTCACCAGCGCGGAGCAGATGGCGGCGCTTAAGCAATCGCTCGATGGCCAGCCGATCGATATCCTGATTAACAATGCGGCGCTGGTGGAGTTCAGCCCGCGGCAGGAATTCGGCCAGCTGGACTATGAGTTTGTCAGCGCGATGATCAACGTGAACGCCCTGGGGCCGCTGAGAGTGGCGGAGGCGCTGGTGGAAAACGTCGCCGCGAGTGAGCAGAAAAAGCTCATCAACATCACCAGCAGCGCCGGCTCGATCGGTCGAACCCGGCCAGGCTTTCTCGGCTATCGGGCCAGCAAGGCAACGCTCAACAGCATCATGTACAACCTGTCGCTGCAGCTCGCCCAGCGCGACGTTCTGGTGGGGCTGATCAATCCGGGGAACGTGGATACGCGGGGAATTCTGGATATGACCCCGGAGACCGCCCCGCCCGAGTTTCAGATGGCGGTAAAAATGGTTGCCGAGGGCAAGCTGAAGCCCCAGCGCACGCCGGATGCGGTGAAAAACCTGATCGGCATCATCGACGGGATGTCGATGCAAGACTCCGGCCGCTTTATCGACTACACCGGCGAAACGCTGCCCTGGTAG
- a CDS encoding alanine racemase, protein MAASSASVLSRFEPRRLADLVTPCALIDVSLVEKNVRKMNASAAKAGAPLRPHVKTVKSIELAKLMTASHPGGITVSTLAEARYFGTAGYTDILYAVGIAPAKLPEVADLRRQGIDLKIILDSPEAATAVRDWSMAQRVPLSVLAEIDADGHRGGFDPGSAELLEAARILHGCEFTHFAGVMTHAGGSYDCRGKAALQAMAVQERDAVLVSAEQLAQANISCDMISVGSTPTALNAPSLAPATEIRAGVYPFMDLYQAGLGLCEPEDIALSVLATVIGHKPRFNRLLVDAGALALSKDRGTGAQEIDRGFGLVCGLDGTVCGRLLVETVNQEHGLVTSADGSTLDFAAWPIGSQLRILPNHACMTAAAYDAYLVLGRQGDTVEARWPRCGGWGVG, encoded by the coding sequence ATGGCCGCAAGTTCGGCTAGCGTCCTCTCGCGTTTTGAGCCTCGACGGCTCGCCGATCTGGTGACGCCCTGTGCGCTGATCGATGTCTCTTTGGTAGAGAAGAACGTGCGGAAGATGAACGCGTCGGCGGCCAAGGCCGGCGCGCCGCTGCGCCCGCACGTCAAAACCGTCAAAAGTATCGAGCTTGCCAAGCTGATGACGGCGAGTCACCCGGGCGGGATTACGGTGTCGACGCTCGCCGAGGCGCGCTACTTTGGCACCGCCGGCTACACCGACATCCTTTACGCGGTTGGTATCGCGCCCGCCAAGCTGCCGGAGGTGGCTGACCTGCGCCGGCAGGGTATCGATCTCAAAATTATCCTCGATAGCCCCGAGGCGGCCACCGCCGTCCGAGATTGGTCGATGGCGCAGCGCGTGCCGCTGAGCGTGCTGGCGGAAATCGATGCGGACGGCCACCGCGGCGGCTTCGACCCGGGTTCGGCAGAGTTACTGGAGGCCGCACGGATTCTGCATGGGTGCGAGTTCACGCACTTTGCCGGCGTGATGACCCACGCTGGAGGCTCCTACGACTGTCGAGGCAAGGCCGCCTTGCAGGCGATGGCCGTGCAGGAACGCGACGCGGTGTTGGTCAGCGCGGAGCAGCTGGCGCAAGCGAACATCAGCTGCGACATGATCAGCGTTGGCTCCACGCCAACGGCGCTCAACGCGCCGTCGCTGGCCCCCGCAACGGAGATCCGGGCGGGCGTCTATCCGTTTATGGATCTCTATCAGGCGGGGCTCGGCCTCTGCGAGCCTGAGGATATCGCGCTGTCGGTCCTGGCCACCGTGATCGGTCACAAGCCGCGTTTCAATCGTTTGCTGGTTGATGCAGGCGCGCTGGCGTTATCAAAAGATCGAGGCACCGGGGCTCAGGAGATCGACCGGGGGTTCGGCCTGGTGTGCGGCCTGGACGGAACGGTTTGTGGCCGGCTGCTTGTGGAGACGGTCAACCAGGAGCACGGTCTGGTGACCAGCGCCGATGGCAGCACGCTCGACTTTGCTGCCTGGCCAATCGGTTCTCAGCTGAGAATCCTTCCCAACCACGCCTGCATGACGGCCGCCGCCTACGACGCCTATCTGGTGCTCGGGCGCCAGGGTGATACCGTTGAGGCGCGCTGGCCGCGCTGCGGCGGCTGGGGCGTAGGCTGA
- a CDS encoding diguanylate cyclase, which yields MGDFTRNVFLSLLLVSAPALALGQVNDPSFEQVELLLDSDARRALSLSLQLRDTAQKTGLPGPLVDVLGLVMRAQNAVGNHVEALNTGQEALQVARSAGDPGRQSDIHRRMAGIYVDRNDYRNAERHLEPALTLATSAEDLLRRAHGLALLGRVRRYQVRYQDALELMDAAMAIYQRLENMDGVAGQISNRGVVLELMGQFEPALEAHMQALELAQLTNDLSASATALYNLGEIHRELGDHELSLSYLQDALALDQQVGNLTDIAYSHNMLGQALLEAGDIDSARQQAQKAVKLFDQLDAPRDRAWAKTILAKVELTAGNLPEARVLLDQALATAIERESWSLLPKIRMRRVTLEIADGNFAEAEAQALLGIEMTRGNGESDREEELTGLLAEAREAAGDLPGALAAIKRQRQLKSEILRSDRQQNLAAMQSQAEFLRRGQRIELLEANQTLQQERMAREVLLRKVWVAGVFILLVVLALSYARVSQLRSNRRLSREVANRTQELESAYAAVEEASLTDALTGLRNRRFLEQLAPHSHAGSAGLVVMLLDLDHFKNINDSQGHEAGDGVLVQVAERLRDELGSTDTIVRWGGEEFLVACSVEASGDGALRAEKLRQKIASNLFLIEGGGALRVTCSAGFVELPLTGDETADLRWIDLLNLADSCLYAAKASGRNAWVGMRASALAEATLRTELRRPVTELAESAHWELESSLGSRAKLRWG from the coding sequence ATGGGGGATTTCACAAGGAACGTTTTCTTAAGCCTGCTGCTGGTTTCTGCGCCGGCCCTCGCGCTTGGTCAAGTCAACGACCCTTCGTTTGAACAAGTGGAGCTGTTGCTGGATTCGGACGCGCGGCGCGCCCTGAGCCTGAGCCTTCAGCTTCGGGATACAGCCCAAAAGACCGGATTACCTGGCCCCTTAGTGGATGTGCTCGGGCTTGTGATGCGGGCGCAAAACGCTGTCGGCAACCACGTTGAGGCGCTGAACACAGGCCAGGAGGCGCTGCAGGTGGCGCGTTCCGCCGGCGACCCCGGCCGACAGAGCGACATCCATCGCCGCATGGCCGGCATCTACGTCGACCGAAATGACTACCGCAACGCCGAGCGGCATCTAGAGCCTGCATTGACCCTTGCAACCAGCGCTGAAGATCTCCTGCGCAGGGCGCACGGGCTGGCGCTGCTCGGCCGGGTCCGCCGCTATCAGGTTCGCTACCAGGATGCCCTGGAGCTCATGGATGCCGCCATGGCGATCTATCAGCGACTGGAAAACATGGATGGTGTCGCCGGCCAGATTTCCAACCGGGGCGTTGTGCTGGAGCTGATGGGCCAGTTTGAACCGGCGCTGGAGGCGCATATGCAGGCATTGGAGCTGGCGCAGCTAACCAATGATCTGAGCGCTTCGGCGACGGCGCTATATAACCTGGGCGAGATTCACCGGGAGCTCGGTGACCATGAGCTTTCGCTGAGCTATCTACAGGATGCGCTGGCCCTGGATCAGCAGGTCGGCAACCTGACCGACATCGCCTACAGCCACAATATGCTTGGGCAGGCGTTGCTCGAGGCGGGCGATATCGACAGTGCTCGCCAGCAAGCGCAGAAGGCAGTGAAGCTCTTTGATCAGCTCGACGCGCCGCGAGATCGGGCGTGGGCCAAAACGATTCTTGCCAAGGTGGAACTCACCGCGGGAAACTTGCCGGAAGCTCGAGTGCTGCTCGATCAGGCGCTGGCAACCGCCATCGAGCGCGAGTCCTGGAGCCTGCTGCCAAAGATCCGCATGCGGCGGGTCACGCTGGAAATCGCTGACGGGAACTTCGCAGAAGCGGAGGCACAAGCCCTTCTTGGAATCGAAATGACCCGGGGCAACGGAGAAAGCGACCGGGAAGAGGAGCTCACCGGACTGCTCGCTGAGGCCCGGGAAGCGGCCGGAGATCTGCCCGGCGCCCTGGCGGCCATCAAGCGGCAGCGGCAGCTCAAGAGCGAGATTCTGCGTAGCGACCGCCAGCAAAACCTGGCGGCGATGCAATCGCAGGCGGAGTTTTTGCGGCGGGGCCAGCGGATCGAGCTGCTGGAGGCGAATCAGACCTTACAGCAAGAGCGAATGGCCCGAGAGGTGCTGCTTCGCAAGGTTTGGGTTGCAGGCGTTTTCATCCTATTGGTGGTGCTCGCGCTCAGCTACGCGCGCGTCAGCCAGCTACGGTCCAACAGACGCCTGAGCCGCGAGGTTGCCAACCGCACCCAGGAGCTGGAATCGGCTTACGCAGCCGTCGAGGAAGCCAGCCTGACCGACGCGCTTACGGGGCTGCGCAATCGGCGGTTTCTTGAGCAGCTTGCTCCCCACTCCCACGCGGGATCGGCAGGACTGGTTGTCATGCTGCTGGATCTAGACCATTTCAAAAACATCAACGACTCCCAGGGCCATGAGGCGGGAGACGGCGTGCTCGTGCAGGTTGCCGAGCGGCTTCGAGACGAGCTTGGGTCGACCGACACCATCGTGCGCTGGGGCGGCGAAGAGTTTCTTGTGGCCTGCAGCGTCGAAGCGAGTGGTGATGGCGCCCTGCGGGCGGAGAAGTTGCGCCAGAAGATCGCCAGCAACCTGTTCCTCATAGAGGGTGGTGGGGCACTGCGCGTGACCTGTTCAGCGGGTTTTGTCGAACTCCCGCTTACGGGCGACGAAACCGCAGATCTGCGGTGGATCGACCTGCTCAATTTGGCCGACAGCTGCCTTTATGCCGCCAAGGCCAGCGGCCGTAACGCCTGGGTGGGGATGCGGGCAAGCGCTCTGGCGGAAGCAACGCTGCGCACCGAGCTTCGTCGGCCCGTTACAGAACTCGCTGAGTCCGCGCACTGGGAGCTCGAGTCGTCTTTAGGCTCTCGCGCAAAGCTGCGCTGGGGCTAG
- a CDS encoding ArsC/Spx/MgsR family protein: MAYILIHNPGCGSSKKGLALLQENGVEPEVRKYANKTERLSEEELRDIAAKMGEVSPREFLRAKDAERVGLAETASDDEVFAAMAENPKLIQRPIGINGKRAVVGRPNDRLLEIV; this comes from the coding sequence ATGGCTTACATTCTGATTCATAATCCGGGCTGCGGCTCATCAAAAAAGGGGCTGGCTCTGCTCCAGGAAAACGGTGTGGAGCCGGAGGTTCGCAAATATGCGAACAAGACTGAGCGGCTGAGCGAGGAAGAGCTGCGAGACATTGCGGCCAAGATGGGCGAGGTGAGCCCCCGGGAGTTTCTGCGCGCGAAGGATGCGGAGCGCGTCGGGCTGGCGGAGACGGCCAGCGACGACGAGGTATTTGCCGCCATGGCCGAAAACCCCAAACTGATTCAGCGCCCGATCGGCATCAACGGCAAGCGGGCCGTGGTGGGCCGACCTAACGACCGTTTGCTGGAGATTGTCTAG